Genomic window (Nymphaea colorata isolate Beijing-Zhang1983 chromosome 1, ASM883128v2, whole genome shotgun sequence):
AAAAAGTTATCCTAATTAGGTAACCAAGGCAAAAATTCAATGCTGGTATGcgtgttaaaatttttaatggtttttaACTTTGTTAATGCACTGAGTTCTCAAGTTATCAGAACTTtgtatataactttttttttcatacagaAGAGGACATTAATGATCTCATAAAAGCATAATCAACGattcaaaacttcaaatgaGACCACAAAACATAATCAAGTTGAAGATAGTTCTCCATTTAAGCGTACAAGATATGGCACATACAATTTGAAAGCTTGCATTGATGAAAATGGACAAGGATTTGAAACGAAAAACAGATACACAACATGAAAGTTGCTTCATTTATGCATATCTGCAAGCCTCAATGGGGTTACTGCAGTGGATTGGATTTTGGCTGTCCGAAAAGCAGTGAGAGTCCAAATATTCTtacaatagaagaaaaaaaatagaactaGATCCAAGctttaaaaggaaaacaaaaaaaaattcttggcaGGCCTCCCAGTTCCATATATTTATTCGGTCCacgagaaaataaaaaatttgaactaCCGTCTAAATTGCAAACTACACCATGGGATAAATCATATTAAACTGAAAACAAAGAGCACAAATTTGATATTGACCAATTTACTTACATTTTCCATAGATCTCATTAACTTTCTTAAAGTCCTTCAAATCAGCCAACCTGCGAAGCAGATTATTCAAagttaaatttgaattttgtctTCCCTAACTAAGAAATAACTTTTACATAAACGCACATGATTGTTGTCTTAACAACAGAAGAATAGCTGAGTCCGCTAGCTTCCAGTATTGCACCCATGTTCTTCAGTACCTACAAAGTATAGAGTTTGCAATATTATGGTTCCAACTGTATAAGGAAAATGGGAGAAAACACGGTATCCTAGAAAAAGAATACTAAAGCACTTCTTCTGTGAAACATCAATTCTTCTTTCTTCcgctattaaaaaaaaaaaatcttgtcttctgttagaaaaaacataaaaacaatcATTAATCAACACCTGATTCCAGTTTATAAGCAGTAAAACATCAATCCGATTCAAGTGTACATAATTAATGAAATACGAAATGCTTTAGCAGCATGTTTTCACCCATAATGGACTAACGAAAGAATCAAGACACAGGAAGTAGAACTTCAAAGGAGTCTCATACATTACTCTACTGACGCTTGTTGGATAGGAGGGTTCCCAATCAAAGGCTAAAAGCCCTAATCATATTTCAGGTAATTcgtgaaataaatgaaaaattgcccaaacaaaataaatgtcGAATACTGAAACCAATAGCAGACCTGAACTATGCCTTAAGTTATAATAGAAATTATAAATCAACTGCTATGAGAGCACTGCCAGATTGAATTCCATCAATGAGTTTGTTGGCGATTATTCACCTGTTCCGTTTGATCTTCAATGCTATCAGACACAAACTTCCCAGTCTGCATTCATGAAGCCAAACTCAATAATGTAATTAAAAGATGTAGACTAGAGTAACTTGCCTTTTACAATTCCCCAATCAAGGCAAGTACAAACATAAGTTGTGAGGAGCACACCTCAGGTACAAGTCCTAAAACCCCAGAGACAAACAGAAGGTTATTAGCCTTGATAGCTTGAGAATATGGGCCAAGGGCTGCAGGTGCCTTTTCCGTTTGAATAGCCTCCTTCTTACCTGCCAGCGAGATTATCGTGGAGATTTAGTAGCAATGGAAGCACAAACTTCTTGTCAAACAAAGGGAAGTAAAAATGGTTGGTAAATATGATGCAGCACAACCTGCGTCAAGACTAAGTGTATTGAGAGTATTGGACAGTTAATTAAAATCTAACTctcgaaaaaaaatttcattattaaCCAATGCTTGATGCTCAACCAGATAAACCTTCCAGGAGATTCGATCAAAGGCAACCAGATCATGATGTTTATGTGGTTTTCTCCGAAAGTAACAAACACCATGTAAACAGCAAGCAACAGAAAAAACTATTGCATCTCCCTCTACTATACATGGCGAGAGGTTAGCTCGTGAGAAAAGGTTGCAAACAGTAAATATCATCAAAATCATCCTATACCAATTTCAGAAGAATGTGGATAAACACGATCTAGTGCATACGCGTTCAATAAAAatgggtggagagagagagagagataccgcAATCGACAGAAGTACTGAGAGAAGCGAACGGGGCCACCCATCCCACCCGCGAAGGAGATTTGGACATGAACCTGCCACCGGCGACGGAGGCGCAGCAGAGCCCCGCACAACGAGCAACGGCGAGGGGCGACCTCTGGCAAAGCCCCCGCAGGTCGACCGCAGGCATCGCCACCATGGACTTTCCCACACACCACAACGCCATGACCCACTCACTCACTCTCACCTTTCCCCTACTCTGGCGTTGATATCTCCCTCTGTCGctcttctctctcactcttcCCGGAAGCACGCACCCCACCACCACCCACCCATTAAGAATTCTTAACTCGCCCGTGATgcaaaaggggaagaaaaaacGACCACGCCCTCTCTGGCTGATCCCCAGCTGACAAATTGTCGGCCGATTTTTTTACCGATTCTATTAGTCGTGTTCACGTATCGCCTTTGTAAAAGCGTCTCGTTTTTATCACGATACTTACTGAAGACACCTTTTTTATTGCAGTTGCACagtatttttacaattttacatCTTTTCTCAGTAGGTTTGCGGCATATACATGCACAGAAAAACGATATGCTTTCCTTGTTAACGACGGGTTTAATATATCGCCGGAATTCCCATTCCAGTTTTTCATAGTTAAGAATCTGCGACACTTTTTTCTTGGCAGAAAAACCACTGAGAAAGCTGACCAGCTAGCTTTATTTGCACCTACGTACGGCAAGTATGAAATTTTAGCACTTCACTATGTTTGTTTATGAAAGCAGGGGAATTTTTTTCTCTGGAAATCTTGGACTCTTTTTTCTGGGTGGCCCCATTTTCccccttattttttttttatttgggataacttcaaataaaattttcaccaATTAATGGGGCAGTCAGTTATTTTGCTTCAAGGAGAGTATAGCTTTTGCTTTCGCTTTGAATTCACTTCAAAAAATTAGAAGTGGGCAAATTTTGGGGGAGAAAATCCTCTCTTCTGGACGAAGATGAGATCTTTTTTTGAACAACAGGAAGTTACCAATGAGAGTCGGTCTACTTTGGCTCCACATTGAGGTGGGGAGTgctaggcctgggcgtcgggccggcccgatgctcACCCTTAGGGAGTGCCAGCAAAACCAGTGATATGATCGGCCTAAATCGGTTGAATTGATTCGATTATATGGCCAATTCAAGAGTGCCATGTGTTagcttttaatttattttaaatatgttttacaaaatttgtttaaacttttatatattttctattgaTTTGTTTAGAAAATTCACATATTAGGCAGTCACAAACATCAGAACCGCTCATGAAGCCCATTTACAGCCATAAATAAACCTCAAACTCTTTTATCTTTACTACTGAACACGTACAACACGTATAGGAAGACCTCATTGCCTTAGATTATCCAGTCATACCTACGGTTGCTTTCCCAAAGTGttgatatttaaaataattatacCTTAAGCATGACTCACTGCTGACCGCAGATTTGAACAGAATTAATTGAACGGTTGAAGTTTGAGAAGTTTACAGAAATTTGACCACGCTCCCAAGGATGCCTCATCAAGGTTTCAGGTTTCCAAGCTCCTGACCGTTAAAGACTTGGCAACATTCACAAACAGCGCCACTTAGACAAGTGGAAGTCAATTCAGTTCATGAATTTACTTTCAACACCGTAAAAGACAGTTATGAGCAGCAAGGGGAAAGAAGCTTGGGAATGAAGTAAAACAGTATATATTTACAGGTATTGCACCAGAAAGCAACATTCTCCAACCTGACTTTACAATGGGGCAGTAGAAAGTACTAAACCATTAAACATCAGCTGTTGCTGCAAACTTGTCAATAAATCTGTTCTTTTCCATAGAAAATACTCTCTTTGTGTTCCCATTTGATCATGAGAGCTCTGCAGCAGATGATGCAGTAAGGAAAAGAAGTTTCATGCTGATCTCGGACACCCTTTCCAGTAAAATTCACCATGGACACAAAAAAACCCTTTCCAATAGTAGTTTTCTTTTCACACACGACTGTCATAATCCATTAAAGTGATCAACTTTCCTTTGGGCATCCgtggaaaattttttttttcttttactgacaagaaaggaaggaaaatttgACATCTACAACACTACACAAAGGTTGTGATGCAACTGATCTACCCTCTCCAAACAAAGGCTGCAGAAACATATGGGATCAACACTGTCGATGCACCTGAATGGAAGGAGCTGGTTCACCTTTCTCTAGATCTGGAAGTAGGAAGAACTTAGCCAACATGTTGTCTGCAAGTTGGGCAAGAAGCATCTATTGTCAGCCACCTATCTATGCAGGCCATGTGAAAGTGATGCCTGCACTTGGGCAATCTCCTGACAGTGTCACCTTCACCAAATTCCTGTCAGGacaaaagggaagagaaaaggTTAGCCATGACCATGACTTCTCTACGTAATTTAGATGTTCTGTGATAACTTTCAGTGACACCATCGTTTGGACATTTTTACCGTGCTACTCTAAGTAAATAACTTTGGTTTTTATCAACTTCGAAATATCGTGATTTGTTTCACTTCAGAAAAGACTAGCTCAAAATATGACATCATGGTGATTCAGATCATCTGGGCATGCTAGTCTTCATTCAGCTAACTTTGTATGAGAAGGTTACATTTGCTGCAAGGAGATCAGATATAGTCGTGGTATGGGCCAAAGAAGTGTAACCCAGTGAACGGGTCAacgaaaattttaaatttgccATCGAGCTTTCTGCTTTGTTGGCtttcatttgatgattcattaGCGGGGAAATCAAGAAAAGTTTAGGGATGAGAACCTGTAGACAGATAGCACAAGGGACCTCATCTCCTgaaatctttttcttctcttggtaACTGAAGACAAACGTTGGCAGCTTCTTAACAGAGTCCGGCAGCATCCCTCTTGTGTTGCCTATGTCAAATATGCTTAGGTGTTCGTCCAATATCGGGCGGACCATGCTACCCTGCACAGTATCAAGCATAAAGATTGAAGCTTAATGCGATCAGCAGCAACAATGTGAACGAGGGCTCTAACAAGTCGATGCAATCAAGGATGAAACCCCGAAGACACAAATTGAATCAACCATGGAATTTAATCTGAATATTTTTTAGAGTTGTGAAACATGATGTGCCAAATTGATTGAAGGCTTCGATAATCTTATGACCCCAGCAGTCTATGATTTGTTTTCCTGATTAAACCAAAAGTCAGGAAACTATTCGTGAATAGTTCCAAAGTCAGCTGATCATTAATGGTGAACTTgcccaaaataaaaaatttaagggGCGACGAATTATTCGAGCCTGACCTAATAAATGTGTTGGGTCAAGTTTTGGACAGGGTTCCTGTTGGGGCCTCATTATTGGGTCAAGATGAATGGGCCCAATGTCCTTAGCTGATTCATAACTGGTATGATTTTGGCTGTATATCTTAAGTGGGTCGAAGCAGATATCATGGCAGAAACACTACCCGAACTTAGCAAAAGACCAAGTTTTAAATGATCCATGGCTTGCAGAGTTGGCCAATCTGGGTGCCCGGAGAACTCTTCCAACCATGAGTTCCCTGATCACAAGCAGCAGTAAATGCAGAAACCATCAACTTAAAGGAGGTCACCGAAGATATCTCGAATGGCAGAAGACTTCGGTTGGCTCGAGGGACTCGGACGGTCCTGACACACTTTCTTAATCTGACATAGCCTGAACCTACTTACTGTATTGACCTGAAAGATGTGGACAAAACTGAATCCAAGTTACCTGTGGTTGATTTGCAGCCAGCATCGCTTCACCAACCCATTCCTGGAAAATCTTCCCATTGACCAAGCTCACGAAGATGTCCATCTGATAtttgagagagacagagaaagagaggtcAGTGGTGCcgcttcattcttttttctctatttaagAATGTCACTATTTGTCGTTGTTTGGGCCCAAAAGTCACTAGCTTTTTGTAAAGGGAACGCTTTTAACAGGCATAAAGACACTCTGAAGTTCACATCTTCAGAAGCAGTCTTGGTAAATTCGTAGCCACTGATACGGGAAGCGGCAAAATCCAGCGGCCATGGATGTATTGGAAGCAGCATCATGCAGTAATGGACAGATGCATGCCTCTTTCATCATTCCTAACCGTTCGGTGGTAAATCCTAGTGACCGATTTCACGATCACAACTTAACCATTTAGTTCCTACAGCAGAACCAGAGTCTGAAATCGTGAACTTGGTCTTAACCATTTAGTTCCTACAGCAGAAACAGAGTCTGAAATGGTGAACTTGGTCTAGTTTTAGGTGGAAACTGAGTAGTAAGTATTGTGAATTTGAGAAGACAGACTAGACTAACCAAGGACCACTGTCCACCAACAGCTGTTGATTCAAGCATTTCAATTGATAGCACAGCGCCACTGAAAGCTCCAATTCTAGCACCACGAGCGCAtccaatttcttttgtttggccAATTAAAGCTCCGGCAGCACAACCCACAAGAGCACCGACTGCATATTACCAGAATTCTATGGGTGAGTACTTGATCAAACCAGAAAGGAAGCCTCTGTTTTTTCATCAATAGAAAGATATTTGTGgctatatgaacataaaatgaAGCAGCTCATTCACTTTTCAAGTTGTTGTGGTTATTATTTTATGATCTAAGCTGACGAAGCTCTTCTGCACTATACAGTATACAATTTTATACTGCGAAGAAGGTGGCTAGTTAAACCGACGCAGGCAACTTGGTAATGTTTATGGGTAGCTCTTATCAGCCGAGGGGAGTCCTCTTGGCTGTGCTACTATATTTTCTGCTGGTAGGAATAGAATATTGGAAGCCATTTGAGACATAAGATCATGCATATAAGCAACCACGGGACCTGATCGATGCACCTTTTATTGATCATGGCCAGAGAGAGTTCATACTTGCGGGGGCCAAGTCAAACTATTGATGGCGGACTCGCCAGACGCGTATTAGGTTGGAGACAAGTAAAGTCGCCTGTTTAGGCCTCTATATCGCGTCGTCGGCGGGTCTACCGCCTTTTATTTGCCTTACTTTCCTACTCCCTATTAACACTGTGGGCATTGCACTATATCCCCCATTTATAGCAGAAGACCGGCCGGGTTCCTAACATGTTATTGTCCTCTTTTACATTGAggcagagaagagagagatggagagagacttagaaaacaagaagaggaatGTACATCAGCTTAATACGAACATCAGATTCAGAAAGCTGCAGACTCTGAGAATGTAATATGTATCTTGGCAACTACAAACTCTGAAATTGATAATTTGGTCCAAGTATTTCGGATCCACATATAtgaaagcaagagaaagaaacttATGGGGAAAAAGCGAAAAGTGAATTACCCGCAGCAAAGACGCAAGTGAGTGCTGCAAAGGCAGTTCCCTTGAGAATTCTGGACACCACAAGGCACATTCTCAACCCGGAAGAGCCATTTATCAGCAGAATCATCTTCTCTAGTATAATAAAGAACGCAATACCAGTTCTACTCGCCACTCCTTGCCTGGTTGGTCCGGTTCAGATTGGATTCCGTCTTACCTATGTACCAGCGTATCAGCAGAAATTGCAGAGCGATGGAGAAGAAAGCTGCTGAAACTAGAACAATCGGGCACGCAGTAAATCGTTCAGGGGAGGGTTGGGAAACAAAAATGGAAGGCAAAGATAGCCATGGAAGAACAGAGAGGGGAGAAGTTGAAGGCAGAAAGAAGAATCTGGGCTGGCCGTTGGCCTTTGAAGACGGAAGAATGTTGCATTTATAGGCCCGAAGAAAGGACACCTCATCAATGGTTTGGTCCAAAAAATGACTGCTCTGCAAAAGCTTTGCAAAGTGGATAAGTACGACGGAACACATGATTTACTatgaagaaaggggaaaaaacgtACTGAACTTTTACcattaaaaaattgatttcttgttttgattctttgtaGCGTTCAGATCTTGTCGCGTGGTAGGGTCTGCAACATCAGCCAATAACCCCAGCGTTAAACAGTGACAAATCTCACAATAAAAGCACATCATCATAGTAAGCAACTTGTACTGGTCCCATTTCCGTGACATTAAGGCCCCTTTCATGCACAGGAAAAACACTATGCAACGTggaatttttgaatttgaagtttgtataatttttttttgcaacctcgaacaaagaaaattttaccATGTGCTTTTCCGTGGATTTGAAAAAACTTCCCACGCAAAAAAGTCACCTCCCTAGGTTCGACTTTTTTCCATCAAAAACTTTTTTGCCCGTTTCTTCATCCTGTACACCTCTCTCGTTGGGCATTTTTCCTCTTGCTGTCGCTGTTTCTCCTGCCTCTATAGCAGTGGGTTCTTCCTCAGCAGCGGCTCCTCAACAATTCAAGTTCGCTGGTTTCGTAGATCACATTCAGTAGAGCCTTTCCCTCGTCCCCCTCCTGTCTTTGTTTTCTGGCAGAAGCACCGGCACTTCACTAGTACTTCCACCATCGTTTTCGTGTACCTGACGATCAATTACTTGAGCAGGTGACAATCAGAGAATAGTAGctctctatctttttctttctacacCTCCCTCTCTTTGCCGTAGATTCACGGTAGAAAGGTTCTCGTTACTGTAATCTGGAGATTCAGTATGGGTTTGATTTTAGggatttaattttatatttggaGGGTCTTTTACTGTTTCGTTCGTTTGGGTTCATTGACAATTGAGGTTTCTGGGAAGACTGCTACTACCATTAGTTGGGATTTCTTTATACTGAAAAATCGAAGATGCATTAGCTAGTCCTTAAACTCTTTATGTTGttacagtatttttttttttttttaagactcAAGATGTTGGTATACTGTTTTACAATGTTTCATTGACATTATATGCTGTTGGGCTATATATGCAACGGTTCAAAAAATTTTCCACGGTAGgtttttcatgttcatcaaacagTGAAGtttttgtcttgaaaaaaattgtaagccATCAAACTAcatttttctataatttttttaattttaccatGCATCAAAGGGGGCCTAAAGACACCCATTCTTTTCTCTTCATGTTATCTGCCTTCTTACCACTTTGCCTGCAAACACTGTTTGGAAGGCTCAGTCTAGCGGGAACGAAGACAAACTGATATTAAAGAACCTTTTTATTGGCCTTTGGACTTTGCCAGACGACCATCAGTATAAATTTCTCTATTGTCGTTGACATTGACATTGCTAAGGTCTTGGAAATGCTTAATGATTCCTCTGAGCGGTCTACTTCCTTGTCtggacaaaaaaacaaaaaaaaaaaaggatcaaggagaagagaaagaagaagaaaaggtgaaaGGAATGTGTCCTCTTGAGACTCCACGAATGCATGAATTGTCGCTGATATTGTCGCGATCAAATTTGAGTGGCTAGCCACTACATGGCCATGCTCACCTTTATGTTGAAGTCGTCGCctatttatataatttattgctaatatagttttaaattttttttggatatcttcatcatttttcaaTACACGTGAAGTGGGACGTGATCGGAGGTGACAGGATCTCAGATTCGTAAATCTGACCTCTAACCTCTCCTGTCGGATTATAGATCGACAGTCTCTGTTTTCACCcgcagatttgaaatccaccTTACTGAAATCTACTGTTTGTTTGAACAGTAGATTTTACAGCAGCAGTTCTCTTGCCAAGATGATCGACGAAGGAGATTTTCTTGGCGCGGCAGAAATGTTCGACAGCATCAACTCAGAGGCCcagcttctcttttcttttttaattcaGCAAGATTCTAAATGCCCTTTAAGATTCAAAACCGTTTGCTATCGAATTTATAAGAAATTAAAAGCACCAAGTTCCATGATCTGCACCGGAATCACGAAATTAAAGAAACTGGTGATGTATGTCGACGGGAAAGTGGCGCCGCTTAAGTCGCCCATGGTAAGGGCATTCATTCCTTTGCTGGTATGTAACTGAAAAATTAGtaaaataagaacataaaattcattcttttttccGGCCGGTATCTGGTTAGATTGGCATAAGCCAGCCTATTTCCAGCCAACGCAAGTAGCTGGATTATGACGGAGCTTTCTCTGaagtgaaagaagaagaggagggggGTTTCTTCTGGAGCAGTTACCTGATCAGCTTCTTCACATTAAACCGAGTTTTCAGAGAAAATTTTGTACAGCATAGTTTTCCGTCGATGCCAGTGtatccaaaaatcaaaatttcttgTAAAAAATGTGGTTCTATACTCCACATCACAATCTCGACGACCTTTCTGGTTTTGGGTTTCTGTACCTTTGTAATCGTTAAAAGGGAGAGACTTTTCAGTACTTCAGAAAGTATAAAACGTTTAGAAAAAGAACCAACGGTgaaaaggaaataagagaaGAGCATATTGTTACTCGATTTGATGAAGATTCTCCGGCTTCAACATTTAAAATGATGGGGAAAGCACATGTTAATTCGTCATCGAATATTGAAAAGATGATAAGATGATGAAGTATTACATGTATTATTAGATAAGGGTCAGCAAATATAATTCATGAATAAATGGAAGTCAGCAGTCTGCAAATATAATCCATAGAATAAATGGAAGTCAGCAACTTGTGGGTGCCCACAAGATTGGGATTCACATAGTACCATATATTTTCCTTACAATGAGTTGCAACAAGACTTGGGTTCCACCCTCTTCATGAAAGCAGCAGTAAACTGATCCATAGCAGACAGCACTCCAGATAAACATGCATTATTTAAGAATTGAAGATCAGAGATTCAGAGATGAAAGTTTTGCAGAAATGAATAAAATCCAGGCAGAAGTAAAAAGAAACTCTAAGAAATGAAGATCAGAGATTCAGAGATGAAAATTTGCAGAAATGAATAAAATCCAGACAGAAGTAAAAAAGAAACGAAATGAAGAACAGAAATTACATTTGCAAATCAATCTATTGTGAATTAAATCCAAGGTAGTAGATGAAGCAAGTTATGTGTTGCTACCAAGATCATCGTCGTGAGTAATGGCGGTCGAGGTCCATGAAGAGCAGCGTGGCCATGTGCATGTCATGggaagcgacatcccatgaaaGACAACTCTCATGCCCCACTACCTCCTGATGATATTTGCCATGATAAGGACATGAAAGGTGCATGCATAGCGCAGTGTCCTCGGGGAAGCTCAAGTTCTCAACCATGGTTAAGGGCCGCGTCACTGCAGAAACCAAATCAACTGTATTTGTACGAcgctttcttttaatatatctTTTAACATGCGTCCTGATGGGCAGTTTCATTCATGTTCGACTCCAATACATATCTGACTGAGATCCAACGAAGATTCGACCCAATTACATGTAAAAAGTCTActgtcttttcattttctctacGGACAAATTGAAATGAACAGTTAGAACTAGAGGTCCCTACTTATCATTAACGAGTATAGATAACTTTGACCATGCAATAAAGGATCTCACCTACAAATTTGAACTAATAAGAACTTTCGCTTTTAATTCAATcttgttttatatcaaaatagcaACGGCGATGATGATATACGTAGTCCTTATAAATTTATAAAGGAAACTGGCAGGGAAACTGGAACATGCAGTTGGTTTCAGAAACTGTGGGCTGAATTGAAGGCGGATTGAGGGGGGCCGAATAAATACGCCCACATGGGGGCAGAGGAATGGGAAAAGCATGTTAACACCACTGCCCACGGCCGTCTCACCTACATGAACGAGGTTTTactgacacacacacaccatatTGAATGTGCATATGATATCTTATCACATTTGGATTCGATCTTAGATGAATATCAAATTCGATTCGAATTTGTATTCAGAATAGATTTTAgattaatattttatattcaatgtCCATATATTCAAAAGTCAGTTcttaacatatcgtaatgtggCTGGAATTAGATTATGTGTTTCAAAGTTGATCCGATATTGTTTACCACCTTCCATACAAATACACATTCCTTCGCCAGTTGATTATTCTcaccaaataataataataataattgaatAAAAATACTCAATAACACCTAACGTTAAATATATAGTATTTATAAGCAAACAATTTGTGTTCTCAAATTACGAATATGTGATTGCGAAGTACACTATGATGCCTGGAGTACCTAGAACATAGTGTTTGCTTGTGGCAAGAACACAAATGTTCTTCTCACTAAACAGCCTCACAGTGTATCATTGAAGTATTTGTGACCACTTTTCCGGGCAGAGCCACCTTTTCTACTTAATAATTTAAGAACAACTCTGTCCCACACGAGACCGCAAGTGCATTTGAACCCATGTATGCAGGAAGCACCCAACGTGTGCTCTAGCAGAGACGGACTACTCGTTCCAACTTACATTTTAATTTCTCCAAAAGTTTGGGCAGGCCGAcccactttttctctttttgcactttttattttttgatctttttctgtGTATTTTATTCCATTTCGCAGGTGCCTTTATTGCTCGAGGAGGTCCAATATATCCATCCAGTAA
Coding sequences:
- the LOC116247371 gene encoding reactive Intermediate Deaminase A, chloroplastic is translated as MALWCVGKSMVAMPAVDLRGLCQRSPLAVARCAGLCCASVAGGRFMSKSPSRVGWVAPFASLSTSVDCGKKEAIQTEKAPAALGPYSQAIKANNLLFVSGVLGLVPETGKFVSDSIEDQTEQVLKNMGAILEASGLSYSSVVKTTIMLADLKDFKKVNEIYGKYFPSPAPARSTYQVAALPLDAKVEIECIAAL
- the LOC116251313 gene encoding NEP1-interacting protein 2-like codes for the protein MILLINGSSGLRMCLVVSRILKGTAFAALTCVFAAVGALVGCAAGALIGQTKEIGCARGARIGAFSGAVLSIEMLESTAVGGQWSLMDIFVSLVNGKIFQEWVGEAMLAANQPQGSMVRPILDEHLSIFDIGNTRGMLPDSVKKLPTFVFSYQEKKKISGDEVPCAICLQEFGEGDTVRRLPKCRHHFHMACIDRWLTIDASCPTCRQHVG